In Terriglobales bacterium, the genomic window GAGATCATGCAGATGGCGCACGACCGCGGGCTGCTGATGCCGGTGATCCGGACAGCGGTGCGCACCGGCGACACGCTGATGCCGGAGCGGCGGGCGATGCTGCGCCGGCCGCCGCACATCCTGGTGACGACGCCGGAGTCGCTCTACATCCTGCTGACGGCGGAGAGCAGCCGCAAGATCCTGAAAGACGTGCACACGGTGATCGTGGACGAGATCCACGCGGTGGCGGACGACAAGCGCGGCGCGCACCTGGCGCTGTCGCTGGAGCGGCTGGAGGAGTTGGTGGCGAGCGCGCGCTCGGGGGCGAGCGCGCCACAGGGGGCGAGCGCGCCACAGTTGACGCGCATCGGGCTGTCGGCGACGCAGAAGCCGCTGGAGCTGGTGGCGCACTTCCTGACCGGCAGCGGGCGGCCGGACCCGGTGGTGGTGAACATCGGGCACCAGCGCACGCTCGACCTGGCGATCGAAGTGCCGCCGAGCCCGATGGGGCCGGTGGCGTCGAACGACATGTGGGGTGAGATCTACAGCCGCATCGTCGAATTGGTGCAGCAGCACCGCTCCACCCTCCTGTTTGTGAACACGCGGCGGCTGTCGGAGCGCGTGGCGCACAACCTGGCGGAGAAGCTGGGTGAGGAAGCGGTGGCGGCGCACCACGGGTCGCTCTCGCGCAAGCTGCGGCTCGAGGCGGAGCGCCGGCTGAAGGCCGGCGAGGTGAAGGTGCTGGTGGCGACGGCGTCACTGGAGCTGGGCATCGATATCGGCTTCGTGGACCTGGTGATCCACATCGGCTCGCCGCGCTCGATCGGGGTGGCGCTGCAGCGCGTGGGGCGCGCGGGACACTGGCGCGGCGCGGTGCCGAAGGGCCGGCTCTTCCCTACCACGCGCGACGAACTGATGGAGCTGGCGGCGACGGTGCGCGCCATCCACCACGGCGACCTCGACCGGCTGATGATCCCGGATTCGCCGCTCGACATCCTGGCGCAGCAGATCATCGCGATGTGCGCGGTGGAAGAGTGGGGCGAAGAGGAGCTGTACGCGGTGGTGCGGCGAGCGTATCCGTACCGCGAGCTGACGCGCGAGCAGTTCGAAGCGGTGCTGGGGATGGTGGCGGAGGGCATCGCGGCGCGGCGCGGGCAGTATGGCGCGTACGTGCATCGCGACAAGGTGAACCAGCGGCTGCGCGGGCGGCGCGGAGCGCGGCTGGCGGCGATCACGAGCGGCGGCGCCATCCCGGAGAACGCGCTGTTCACGGTGATCGCGGAGCCGGAAGGCACGGTGGTCGGGACGCTGGATGAGGATTTCGCGGTGGAGTCGCTGGCGGGCGACGTGGTGCTGCTGGGCAACACGTCGTGGCGCATCCGCAAGATCGAGACGGGACGCGTGTTCGTGGAAGACGCCAAGGGCGCGCCGCCGGGTGTTCCCTTCTGGCTGGGCGAGGCGCCGGCGCGCACGGAGGAGTTGAGCGCGCAGATCGCCGCGCTGCGGACGGAAGTCAGCGAACGCACGGCCGGCGTCGAGCCCGGGTTCATCGACCCAACGCATCCGGAGGTCGCGGCGGCGACGGAGTGGCTGCAGCGGGAGACCGGGGTCGAGCAGGCGGGCGCGGAGCAGATCATCCAGTACGTGGTGGAAGGGCGCGCGATCCTGGGCGCGGTGCCGACGATGACGACCGTGATCGCGGAGCGGTTCTTCGACGAGGGCGGCGGGATGCAGCTCGTGATCCACGCGCCGTTCGGGGCGCGCATCAACAAGGCGTGGGGCCTGGCGCTGCGCAAGAAGTTCTGCCGGTCGTTCAACTTCGAGCTGCAGGCGGCGGCGACCGACAACGGTCTGAACATCTCCTTGAGCGACCAGCACAGCTTCCCGCTGGGCGACGTCTTTCACTTCCTGCACCCGAACACGATGCGCGAGACGCTGGAGCAGGCGGCGCTGCAGTCGCCGATCTTCGGGACGCGCTGGCGGTGGGACGCGGGGCGGTCGCTGGCGCTGCTGCGCTTCCAGGGCGGCAAGAAAGTGCCGCCGCAGATCCAACGCATGCGCGCCGACGACCTGCTGGCGGCGGCGTTCCCCATGGCCGCGGCGTGCCAGGACAACATCGACGGCGACATCCCGATCCCGGCGCATCCGCTGGTGCAGGAGGTGATGAAGGACGTCCTGACGGAGGCAATGGACCTGGAGGGCGTGACGCGGGTGGTGGAGAAGATCCTGGCGGGCGAGATCGAGACGCGCGCGGTGGACACGCCGGTGCCGTCGGTGTTCTCGCACGAGATCCTGAACGCGAACCCGTACGCGTACCTCGACGACGCGCCGCTGGAGGAGCGGCGGGCGCGCGCGGTGGAGATGCGGCGGTCCTTGCCGGAGAGCGTGCTGAAGGAGGTCGGGCTGCTGGACCCGGCGGCGATCGCCGAGGTGCAGCACGACGCGTGGCCGGAGGTGCGCGACGCCGACGAGCTGAGCGAGACGCTGCAGACGATGGTCGCGCTGCCGGAGAGTGTGGAAGTCGCGGGGCACGCGCCGCCGGCGACGGTGTGGCGCGAGCACTTCGAGCGGCTGCGCGGCGAGCGGCGGGCGGCGCGCGCCCAGGTGGGCGCCACGTGGTACTGGGTGGCGGCGGAGAAAGCGAAGTCGTTTGGTGCGCTGTTCCCTGCCGCGAGATTCGAGAGCGAGCTGCCGGCGGTGGAAGCGGCCGCGCCGCCGGCTGAGGACATCTACTACGAACTCGTCCGCGGGTGGATGAGCCACCTCGGCCCGACGACGGCCTCGACCATCGCGCGGCTGGCCGGACTTCCGGCGAACGAGATCGAGAAAGGGCTGCTGCGGCTGGAGGCGGCAGGGCTGGTGCTGCGCGGGACGTATTCGTCCGAGTTCCCTGCCGAGGAGGTGCAGTGGTCGGAGCGGCGGCTGCTGGCGCGGATCCATCGGCTGACGGTCGGCAAGCTGCGCAAGCAGGTGGAGCCGACGACGGCGGCGGTGTTCATGCGCTGGCTGTTCCGGTGGCAGCACGTGGCGAACGGCTCGCAGCTGCTGGGCGAGCGCGGGACGCTGGAGGCGCTGCGGCAGCTGCAGGGTTTCGAGATCCCGGCGAACGCGTGGGAGCGACAGGTGCTGGCGCGGCGCGTGGGCAACTACGACGCCAAGTTCCTGGACCAGTTGTCGCTGACGGGAGCGGTCGGGTGGGGGAGGCTGTCGCCGCATCCGGCGACGGTGGAGGAGTCGAGCGGCGGTCAGCGGCGGGTGATCCCGACATCGGTCGCGCCCATCACGTTCTTCGTGCGCGAGGACGCGGACTGGATGCAGCCGCACCGCGCGGACGACATGGCGGAGCTGCGCGGGCTCTCGCACGGCGCGCGCGAGGTGCACGCCTTCCTGAAGCAGCGCGGCGCGTCGTTCTT contains:
- a CDS encoding DEAD/DEAH box helicase, with amino-acid sequence MALPGAVAASLEWAHPLVQEWFVGKFGTPTEPQEQGWPHILAGKTTLISAPTGSGKTLSAFLACIDRLVRKALEGSLEDRTEVLYISPLKALGNDIQKNLEVPLGEIMQMAHDRGLLMPVIRTAVRTGDTLMPERRAMLRRPPHILVTTPESLYILLTAESSRKILKDVHTVIVDEIHAVADDKRGAHLALSLERLEELVASARSGASAPQGASAPQLTRIGLSATQKPLELVAHFLTGSGRPDPVVVNIGHQRTLDLAIEVPPSPMGPVASNDMWGEIYSRIVELVQQHRSTLLFVNTRRLSERVAHNLAEKLGEEAVAAHHGSLSRKLRLEAERRLKAGEVKVLVATASLELGIDIGFVDLVIHIGSPRSIGVALQRVGRAGHWRGAVPKGRLFPTTRDELMELAATVRAIHHGDLDRLMIPDSPLDILAQQIIAMCAVEEWGEEELYAVVRRAYPYRELTREQFEAVLGMVAEGIAARRGQYGAYVHRDKVNQRLRGRRGARLAAITSGGAIPENALFTVIAEPEGTVVGTLDEDFAVESLAGDVVLLGNTSWRIRKIETGRVFVEDAKGAPPGVPFWLGEAPARTEELSAQIAALRTEVSERTAGVEPGFIDPTHPEVAAATEWLQRETGVEQAGAEQIIQYVVEGRAILGAVPTMTTVIAERFFDEGGGMQLVIHAPFGARINKAWGLALRKKFCRSFNFELQAAATDNGLNISLSDQHSFPLGDVFHFLHPNTMRETLEQAALQSPIFGTRWRWDAGRSLALLRFQGGKKVPPQIQRMRADDLLAAAFPMAAACQDNIDGDIPIPAHPLVQEVMKDVLTEAMDLEGVTRVVEKILAGEIETRAVDTPVPSVFSHEILNANPYAYLDDAPLEERRARAVEMRRSLPESVLKEVGLLDPAAIAEVQHDAWPEVRDADELSETLQTMVALPESVEVAGHAPPATVWREHFERLRGERRAARAQVGATWYWVAAEKAKSFGALFPAARFESELPAVEAAAPPAEDIYYELVRGWMSHLGPTTASTIARLAGLPANEIEKGLLRLEAAGLVLRGTYSSEFPAEEVQWSERRLLARIHRLTVGKLRKQVEPTTAAVFMRWLFRWQHVANGSQLLGERGTLEALRQLQGFEIPANAWERQVLARRVGNYDAKFLDQLSLTGAVGWGRLSPHPATVEESSGGQRRVIPTSVAPITFFVREDADWMQPHRADDMAELRGLSHGAREVHAFLKQRGASFFADIVRGTGKLKAEVETALWELVAGGLLTADSFDNLRALIDPKRRSGQGHGKTSRPRHTGGRWALLFVDPPQERQKQIEAAAKMLLNRYGVVFRDVLARESVAPTWRELLMALRRMEDRGEIRGGRFVTGFTGEQFALPVAVESLRALRNLPPSGEVVTVSAADPLNLVGILVPGERVPAISGRTVNFRDGAAVDAGEAARPSGIAAAGD